In Musa acuminata AAA Group cultivar baxijiao chromosome BXJ2-8, Cavendish_Baxijiao_AAA, whole genome shotgun sequence, one genomic interval encodes:
- the LOC135619238 gene encoding chorismate synthase 1, chloroplastic-like isoform X3: protein MSIAYRPFHADATYDFKYGLRAIQGLGCPVFDKLEADLAKAMLSLPATKGFEFGSGFSGTFMTGSEHNDEFYMDEHGNMRTRTNRSGGIQLFGWWKPW, encoded by the exons ATGTCAATAGCCTATAGGCCTTTTCATGCAGATGCCACGTACGACTTCAAGTATGGGTTGAGAGCGATACAG GGTCTTGGGTGCCCAGTGTTTGATAAACTGGAAGCTGATTTGGCAAAAGCGATGTTGTCTCTGCCTGCAACAAAAGGGTTTGAATTTGGCAGCGGTTTTTCAG GTACTTTTATGACCGGAAGTGAGCATAACGATGAGTTCTACATGGACGAGCATGGTAATATGCGAACAAGAACGAATCGATCAGGCGGTATACAG CTGTTCGGATGGTGGAAGCCATGGTAG
- the LOC135619238 gene encoding chorismate synthase 1, chloroplastic-like isoform X2, translating into MSIAYRPFHADATYDFKYGLRAIQGLGCPVFDKLEADLAKAMLSLPATKGFEFGSGFSGTFMTGSEHNDEFYMDEHGNMRTRTNRSGGIQGGISNGETISMRIAFKPTSTIGLFGWWKPW; encoded by the exons ATGTCAATAGCCTATAGGCCTTTTCATGCAGATGCCACGTACGACTTCAAGTATGGGTTGAGAGCGATACAG GGTCTTGGGTGCCCAGTGTTTGATAAACTGGAAGCTGATTTGGCAAAAGCGATGTTGTCTCTGCCTGCAACAAAAGGGTTTGAATTTGGCAGCGGTTTTTCAG GTACTTTTATGACCGGAAGTGAGCATAACGATGAGTTCTACATGGACGAGCATGGTAATATGCGAACAAGAACGAATCGATCAGGCGGTATACAG GGAGGGATATCCAATGGAGAAACCATCTCTATGAGAATAGCTTTTAAACCAACATCTACAATTGGG CTGTTCGGATGGTGGAAGCCATGGTAG
- the LOC135619238 gene encoding chorismate synthase 1, chloroplastic-like isoform X1, whose product MSIAYRPFHADATYDFKYGLRAIQGLGCPVFDKLEADLAKAMLSLPATKGFEFGSGFSGTFMTGSEHNDEFYMDEHGNMRTRTNRSGGIQGGISNGETISMRIAFKPTSTIGKKQKTVTREGHETELIARGHYDLIVDKIFSTI is encoded by the exons ATGTCAATAGCCTATAGGCCTTTTCATGCAGATGCCACGTACGACTTCAAGTATGGGTTGAGAGCGATACAG GGTCTTGGGTGCCCAGTGTTTGATAAACTGGAAGCTGATTTGGCAAAAGCGATGTTGTCTCTGCCTGCAACAAAAGGGTTTGAATTTGGCAGCGGTTTTTCAG GTACTTTTATGACCGGAAGTGAGCATAACGATGAGTTCTACATGGACGAGCATGGTAATATGCGAACAAGAACGAATCGATCAGGCGGTATACAG GGAGGGATATCCAATGGAGAAACCATCTCTATGAGAATAGCTTTTAAACCAACATCTACAATTGGG AAAAAGCAGAAGACAGTGACAAGAGAAGGACATGAAACTGAGCTCATAGCAAGAGGCCACTATGAcctgatagtagataagattttctcaactatatga